The Polynucleobacter necessarius genome window below encodes:
- the ftsH gene encoding ATP-dependent zinc metalloprotease FtsH, which produces MNSNMFQKIGVWLIVGLVLFTVFKQFDRPKDQNQVTYSQFMDDAKAGKVKRVDVQGRTLQVTPADGNKYSIISPGDIWMVGDLMKYGVQVTGKAEDEPNMLISALYYLGPTLLIIGFWFFMMRQMQGGGKGGAFSFGKSKARLIDENSNTVTFADVAGCDEAKEEVFELVDFLKDPQKFQKLGGRIPHGVLLVGPPGTGKTLLARAIAGEAKAPFFSISGSDFVEMFVGVGASRVRDMFENAKKNSPCIIFIDEIDAVGRHRGAGMGGGNDEREQTLNQMLVEMDGFESNSGVIVVAATNRSDVLDKALLRPGRFDRQVHVGLPDIRGREQILQVHMRKVPIDPDVNAAVLARGTPGFSGADLANLVNEAALFAARRNKRSVDMKDFEDAKDKIYMGPERKSAVMREEERRNTAYHESGHAVMAKVLPKADPVHKVTIMPRGMALGVTWQLPEFDRVNLYKDCMLEELAILFGGRAAEEVFLHSMSTGASNDFERATKMARDMVTRYGMSDSLGTMVYVDTESESIFGRNSTKTVSELTQQKVDAEIRRLIDSQHALARSILEQNRDKVEAMVAALLEWETLDAEQIDDIMAGRPPRAPKPPPTTQFGNTAGTADPATGSTPATA; this is translated from the coding sequence TTGAACAGCAATATGTTCCAAAAAATCGGTGTGTGGCTAATTGTGGGTCTAGTGCTTTTTACTGTTTTCAAACAGTTCGATAGGCCTAAGGACCAAAATCAAGTCACCTATTCCCAGTTTATGGATGACGCTAAAGCGGGAAAAGTGAAGCGCGTCGATGTCCAAGGTCGCACATTACAAGTGACGCCTGCTGACGGTAATAAATATTCCATCATTTCTCCGGGCGATATTTGGATGGTGGGAGACTTGATGAAATATGGCGTTCAGGTAACTGGTAAAGCAGAAGATGAGCCCAATATGTTGATATCTGCTTTGTACTATTTAGGACCAACACTTTTAATTATTGGTTTTTGGTTTTTCATGATGCGACAAATGCAGGGTGGCGGCAAAGGAGGAGCATTTTCCTTTGGCAAATCCAAAGCACGCCTAATTGATGAAAACAGTAATACTGTTACCTTTGCCGATGTCGCTGGATGTGATGAAGCTAAAGAAGAAGTATTTGAGCTAGTCGACTTCTTAAAGGATCCACAGAAATTTCAAAAGTTGGGTGGTCGAATTCCTCATGGCGTTCTGTTGGTAGGTCCTCCTGGTACCGGTAAGACCCTTTTAGCAAGGGCAATCGCGGGTGAGGCAAAAGCTCCTTTCTTCTCTATTTCCGGTTCTGATTTCGTAGAAATGTTCGTTGGTGTTGGTGCATCCCGTGTGCGGGATATGTTTGAGAATGCCAAAAAGAATTCCCCTTGCATCATCTTTATTGACGAAATTGATGCCGTAGGTCGTCATCGTGGTGCCGGCATGGGTGGCGGCAATGATGAGCGTGAACAAACGCTCAATCAAATGCTGGTTGAGATGGATGGTTTTGAAAGCAATAGTGGCGTCATTGTGGTTGCTGCAACGAACCGCTCTGATGTATTGGATAAAGCATTACTTCGTCCTGGTCGTTTTGATCGTCAAGTCCACGTCGGTCTTCCCGATATTCGTGGTCGCGAACAAATTCTCCAAGTGCATATGCGCAAAGTGCCAATCGACCCTGATGTTAATGCTGCTGTTCTTGCTCGTGGTACACCTGGCTTTTCTGGCGCCGATTTAGCAAACCTCGTAAATGAGGCGGCGTTATTTGCTGCTCGACGTAATAAGCGCTCGGTTGATATGAAGGATTTCGAAGACGCTAAGGATAAGATTTACATGGGTCCAGAGCGCAAGTCAGCAGTTATGCGTGAAGAAGAGCGTCGCAATACTGCATATCATGAGTCCGGACACGCAGTTATGGCTAAAGTCTTACCCAAGGCTGATCCAGTTCATAAGGTCACTATCATGCCACGCGGTATGGCATTAGGGGTTACTTGGCAACTGCCAGAATTTGATCGTGTCAATCTTTACAAAGATTGTATGCTTGAAGAGCTAGCGATTTTGTTTGGTGGTCGTGCTGCAGAGGAAGTCTTTTTACACTCTATGAGTACAGGCGCTTCAAATGACTTTGAACGTGCCACTAAGATGGCTCGAGATATGGTTACACGTTATGGCATGAGCGATAGCTTGGGTACGATGGTGTATGTGGACACTGAATCAGAAAGTATTTTTGGTCGTAACAGTACTAAGACGGTTTCCGAGTTAACACAGCAAAAAGTAGATGCGGAAATTCGGAGGTTAATTGATAGTCAGCATGCCTTAGCTAGGTCTATCTTAGAGCAAAACCGTGACAAGGTTGAGGCTATGGTTGCCGCATTGTTGGAGTGGGAAACTCTTGATGCAGAGCAAATTGATGACATCATGGCAGGTCGTCCTCCGCGCGCTCCAAAACCCCCTCCAACTACCCAGTTTGGTAATACAGCTGGTACTGCAGATCCTGCTACTGGTAGCACTCCTGCGACTGCGTAA
- a CDS encoding dihydropteroate synthase yields MAFRQRIRPIVMGILNATPDSFSDGGKNRTPSDGVAQAELMIANGVDLLARHRRRSTRPGADPVVLQEDCGVP; encoded by the coding sequence TTGGCGTTTAGACAACGTATTCGCCCGATTGTGATGGGTATTCTGAATGCAACTCCAGATTCTTTTTCAGATGGTGGCAAAAATAGAACGCCAAGTGATGGCGTAGCACAAGCAGAATTAATGATCGCTAATGGCGTAGATCTCCTCGCTAGACATCGGAGGAGATCTACGCGTCCAGGAGCTGATCCAGTTGTGCTGCAAGAGGATTGTGGCGTTCCTTGA